One segment of Panicum virgatum strain AP13 chromosome 3K, P.virgatum_v5, whole genome shotgun sequence DNA contains the following:
- the LOC120701006 gene encoding polygalacturonase ADPG1-like, translating to MASRTLLATACCLVVLLLLTLGGALVEAHSAPWVPHRKAAPRRSLSTTANAPESGTADGNATENNATTTFDVGSFGAAGDGKTDDTAAFQNAWAQACSSAQPAAVLVPAGKRYLLKETKLSGPCKSPRVTFRLEGTLVAPADKSGWPNPGHPRWVSFTGVDGLTVTGEGAMDGRGESSWRTSCRTNHSLPCTFAPAALTLASCSDVEVEGITLRNAPQIHVLVERCRGVTLSGLTIASPGDSPENDGIHVGRSDGVRILGARIKTGDDCLSVATGTANLYAAGIECGPGHGISIGSLGRGGSRAEVSNVTVDGARVSGTLFGARIKTWRGGSGYARGIRFLNMDMDRVRNPIVIDQSYCTTTDPSRPSACDHQLSESSAVEVSDVVFGNITGTTVTRDAIRLHCSEAVPCRDVVLRDVHLRTRKRGEKNAATSSCENVLLAESTNVSPVPCSSAVTKD from the coding sequence ATGGCCTCCCGCACGCTCCTCGCCACGGCTTGCTGCCTTGTCGTCCTGTTGCTCCTGACGCTCGGCGGCGCTCTCGTCGAGGCGCATTCAGCGCCATGGGTGCCGCACCGCAAGGCTGCTCCTAGACGTAGCCTCTCGACGACGGCGAACGCGCCGGAGAGTGGTACTGCCGATGGCAACGCTACGGAGAACAACGCGACGACGACGTTTGACGTCGGCAGCTTCGGAGCCGCCGGCGACGGGAAGACGGACGACACGGCCGCGTTCCAGAACGCTTGGGCGCAGGCTTGCTCCTCGGCgcagcccgccgccgtgctcgtcCCCGCCGGGAAGCGCTACCTCCTCAAGGAAACCAAGCTGTCCGGGCCGTGCAAGTCCCCCAGGGTCACGTTCCGGCTCGAGGGAACCCTGGTGGCTCCGGCGGACAAGTCGGGGTGGCCCAACCCGGGCCACCCCCGCTGGGTCAGCTTCACCGGCGTCGACGGCCTCACCGTCACCGGCGAGGGCGCCATGGACGGGCGGGGCGAGTCGTCGTGGAGGACCTCCTGCCGGACGAACCACTCGCTGCCATGCACCTTCGCGCCGGCGGCGCTCACCCTCGCGTCGTGCAGCGACGTCGAGGTGGAGGGCATCACGCTGCGGAACGCGCCGCAGATCCACGTGCTGGTGGAGCGCTGCCGCGGCGTGACGCTGTCCGGGCTCACCATCGCGTCGCCCGGCGACAGCCCCGAGAACGACGGCATCCACGTCGGGCGCAGCGACGGCGTGCGCATCCTCGGGGCAAGGATCAAGACCGGCGACGACTGCCTGTCGGTGGCGACGGGCACGGCGAACCTGTACGCCGCCGGGATCGAGTGCGGGCCCGGGCACGGGATCAGCATCGGGAGCCTGGGCAGGGGGGGCAGCAGGGCCGAGGTGTCCAACGTCACGGTGGACGGGGCGCGCGTGTCGGGCACGCTGTTCGGGGCGCGGATCAAGACGTGGCGCGGGGGCAGCGGGTACGCCAGGGGGATCCGGTTCCTGAACATGGACATGGACAGGGTGAGGAACCCCATCGTCATCGACCAGAGCTACTGCACCACGACGGACCCGTCCAGGCCGTCGGCGTGCGACCACCAGCTGAGTGAGAGCTCCGCCGTCGAGGTCAGCGACGTCGTGTTCGGCAACATCACGGGCACTACCGTCACCAGGGACGCCATCAGGCTGCACTGCAGCGAGGCCGTCCCGTGCCGCGACGTCGTGCTCAGGGACGTCCACCTCAGGACCAGGAAACGCGGCGAGAAGAACGCCGCCACGAGCTCCTGCGAGAACGTGCTGCTGGCCGAGTCGACCAACGTTTCTCCGGTTCCGTGCTCGTCTGCGGTGACCAAGGATTAG
- the LOC120699465 gene encoding uncharacterized protein LOC120699465 yields the protein MSAAAAAEEEGRMPGGEGEKREAGVDARKDGVAREVIRMEREAVIPILKPKLVMRLAYLIEHEVDRNEFLKLCKKVEYTIRAWYLLQFEDLMQLYSLFDPVTGGKRLEQQSLTPEEIETLEFNFMTYLFQVMEKSNFKLLSDEEYDIAQSGKYLLNLPIKVDESKLDKKLLTKYFKEHPHDNLPEFADKYVIFRRGIGIDRTTDYFFMEKVDVMISRAWRSLLRFTRIDRLFSKKQHLKPKKETKKTDEINEDEEEPELFVERIRLEKIELSLKNMMSKMTIQEPTFDRMIVVYRRAGTKTKPDRGIFVKHFKNIPMADMEIVLPEKKNPTLTPMDWVKFLISAVIGLVTLVGSLEMPKADVWVVIAILSGVIGYCAKIYFTFQQNMTIYQNLITKSMYDKQLDSGKGTLLHLCDDVIQQEVKEVIICYYILMEQGKATIQDLDLRCEELIKEEFGAECNFDVHDAIKKLEKLSIVHRDSIGRIVCVPLKRANEIIGTTTEELVMRAQQSPAS from the exons atgtcggcggcggcggcggcggaggaggaggggaggatgccgggaggggagggggagaagCGGGAGGCGGGGGTGGACGCGCGGAAGGACGGGGTGGCGCGGGAGGTCATCCGGATGGAGCGGGAGGCCGTCATCCCCATCCTCAAGCCCAAGCTCGTCATGCGCCTCGCCTACCTCATCG AGCATGAGGTCGACCGCAACGAGTTCCTCAAGCTGTGCAAGAAGGTGGAGTACACCATCCGGGCCTGGTACCTCCTCCAGTTCGAAGATCTCATG CAACTCTACTCCCTGTTTGACCCTGTTACTGGTGGGAAGAGGCTGGAGCAGCAGAGTCTGACGCCCGAGGAAATCGAAACCCTCGAGTTCAATTTCATGACATATCTTTTCCAG GTGATGGAAAAGAGCAACTTCAAGTTGCTATCTGATGAAGAGTATGATATTGCACAGTCTGGAAAATATCTGTTGAATCTTCCTATAAAAGTTGATGAATCTAAG CTAGACAAGAAGTTATTGACAAAATATTTTAAAGAGCATCCACATGACAATCTACCAGAGTTTGCGGACAAG TATGTCATCTTTCGTCGTGGCATTGGAATTGATCGAACAACTGACTACTTTTTCATGGAGAAAGTAGATGTAATGATATCCCGAGCTTGGAGGTCATTGCTCAGGTTTACCAG GATTGATAGATTGTTTTCGAAGAAACAACATTTGAAGCCTAAGAAAGAGACAAAGAAGACTGATGAAATTAATGAAGATGAGGAAGAACCAGAATTATTTGTTGAGAGAATTCGATTAGAAAAAATTGAACTAAG TTTGAAAAATATGATGAGTAAGATGACAATTCAAGAACCCACATTCGATAGGATGATTGTGGTGTACAG GAGGGCTGGCACGAAGACTAAGCCTGATCGAGGAATATTTGTAAAGCACTTCAAGAATATTCCAATGGCTGACATGGAGATTGTTCTT CCAGAGAAGAAAAACCCGACACTAACACCGATGGATTGGGTCAAGTTTCTCATTTCTGCTGTTATCGGTTTG GTTACTCTAGTTGGTTCTCTTGAAATGCCAAAGGCTGATGTATGGGTTGTCATAGCAATCTTGTCTGGTGTGATTGGGTACTGTGCTAAGATCTACTTCAC ATTTCAACAAAATATGACAATTTATCAGAATTTGATTACAAAATCAATGTATGACAAACAGCTTGATAGTGGGAAGGGAACTCTTCTCCACTTATGTGATGACGTGATACAACAAGAA GTTAAAGAGGTCATAATTTGTTACTACATTTTAATGGAGCAGGGAAAAGCAACTATACAA GATCTTGATTTACGCTGCGAAGAGCTAATCAAGGAAGAGTTTGGTGCAGAGTGCAACTTTGATGTTCATGATGCTATCAAGAAGTTAGAGAAGCTTAGCATTGTTCATCGG GACTCGATTGGAAGGATCGTATGTGTTCCCTTGAAGCGTGCGAATGAGATCATTGGCACCACGACCGAAGAACTGGTGATGCGAGCCCAGCAGAGCCCTGCTTCTTAA